Proteins encoded in a region of the Triticum dicoccoides isolate Atlit2015 ecotype Zavitan chromosome 3A, WEW_v2.0, whole genome shotgun sequence genome:
- the LOC119270725 gene encoding uncharacterized protein LOC119270725 isoform X1 produces MASSDAPDAAIAVAAPIPVGRSAPGLSGRTLRTRLMRPSRATEEACAQALPWYGPSSHRQPRTIWGKRSRQRRQAIPSGRDLLMFALGSQTELKPPSSMLISVQCLDGKNWRPGCHHRTYRTPAWESEKLYGTKCVGRTKLEPSLPPRGHLIGKSESLYMYTFIFIRCSTILHNLGFLLTVASYPFNLLMYQIHGVWI; encoded by the exons ATGGCGTCCTCAGATGCACCAGACGCGGCCATCGCCGTCGCGGCCCCGATTCCAGTCGGACGCTCTGCTCCGGGCCTCTCAGGCCGGACGCTCCGGACGCGCCTGATGCGGCCATCCCGCGCAACTGAGGAAGCCTGTGCGCAGGCGTTGCCCTGGTACGGCCCCTCCTCGCACAGACAGCCACGAACCATCTGGGGCAAAAGAAGCCGGCAGCGGCGGCAAGCAATCCCATCAGGCCGCG ATTTGTTAATGTTTGCTCTGGGAAGTCAAACCGAGTTGAAGCCTCCTTCGTCGATGCTCATCTCCGTCCAGTGTCTAGATGGGAAAAATTGGAGACCTGGCTGCCACCACCGCACCTACAGGACGCCTGCTTGGGAATCTGAAAAACTCTATG GCACCAAGTGTGTTGGGCGGACAAAACTGGAGCCCTCGCTGCCGCCACGCGGCCACCTGATCGGCAAATCCGAATCACTCTACATGTACACCTTCATCTTTATTAGGTGTTCAACCATCTTGCATAATTTGGGATTCTTATTGACTGTTGCTTCCTACCCGTTCAATTTGTTGATGTACCAGATTCATGGTGTTTGGATTTAA
- the LOC119270724 gene encoding cytochrome b5-like — protein sequence MSSSGGKVFTLEEVAKHTSKDDCWLVIGGKVYNVTKFLDDHPGGDDVLLSSTAKDATDDFEDVGHSTTARAMMDEYYVGEIDATTIPTKVKYTPPKQPHYNQDKTPEFVIKILQFLVPLAILGLAVAVRIYTKAESV from the exons atGTCGTCGTCCGGTGGCAAGGTGTTCACCCTCGAGGAGGTCGCCAAGCACACCTCCAAGGACGACTGCTGGCTAGTCATCGGCGGCAag GTGTACAATGTGACCAAGTTTCTTGATGACCACCCTGGAGGCGACGATGTCTTGCTGTCTTCAACCG CCAAGGACGCGACCGACGACTTTGAGGACGTGGGGCACAGCACGACCGCCCGGGCGATGATGGATGAGTACTATGTTGGTGAGATCGACGCGACCACGATACCCACCAAGGTCAAGTACACGCCGCCCAAGCAGCCGCACTACAACCAGGACAAGACCCCCGAGTTCGTCATCAAGATCCTCCAGTTCTTGGTCCCCCTCGCGATACTGGGCTTGGCCGTCGCCGTACGGATCTACACCAAGGCGGAGTCTGTCTAG
- the LOC119270725 gene encoding uncharacterized protein LOC119270725 isoform X3 — MASSDAPDAAIAVAAPIPVGRSAPGLSGRTLRTRLMRPSRATEEACAQALPWYGPSSHRQPRTIWGKRSRQRRQAIPSGRDLLMFALGSQTELKPPSSMLISVQCLDGKNWRPGCHHRTYRTPAWESEKLYGTKCVGRTKLEPSLPPRGHLIGKSESLYIFMVFGFNWKK; from the exons ATGGCGTCCTCAGATGCACCAGACGCGGCCATCGCCGTCGCGGCCCCGATTCCAGTCGGACGCTCTGCTCCGGGCCTCTCAGGCCGGACGCTCCGGACGCGCCTGATGCGGCCATCCCGCGCAACTGAGGAAGCCTGTGCGCAGGCGTTGCCCTGGTACGGCCCCTCCTCGCACAGACAGCCACGAACCATCTGGGGCAAAAGAAGCCGGCAGCGGCGGCAAGCAATCCCATCAGGCCGCG ATTTGTTAATGTTTGCTCTGGGAAGTCAAACCGAGTTGAAGCCTCCTTCGTCGATGCTCATCTCCGTCCAGTGTCTAGATGGGAAAAATTGGAGACCTGGCTGCCACCACCGCACCTACAGGACGCCTGCTTGGGAATCTGAAAAACTCTATG GCACCAAGTGTGTTGGGCGGACAAAACTGGAGCCCTCGCTGCCGCCACGCGGCCACCTGATCGGCAAATCCGAATCACTCTACAT ATTCATGGTGTTTGGATTTAATTGGAAGAAGTG A
- the LOC119270725 gene encoding uncharacterized protein LOC119270725 isoform X2: MASSDAPDAAIAVAAPIPVGRSAPGLSGRTLRTRLMRPSRATEEACAQALPWYGPSSHRQPRTIWGKRSRQRRQAIPSGRDLLMFALGSQTELKPPSSMLISVQCLDGKNWRPGCHHRTYRTPAWESEKLYGTKCVGRTKLEPSLPPRGHLIGKSESLYIFMVFGFNWKKWKAIAADGSK; encoded by the exons ATGGCGTCCTCAGATGCACCAGACGCGGCCATCGCCGTCGCGGCCCCGATTCCAGTCGGACGCTCTGCTCCGGGCCTCTCAGGCCGGACGCTCCGGACGCGCCTGATGCGGCCATCCCGCGCAACTGAGGAAGCCTGTGCGCAGGCGTTGCCCTGGTACGGCCCCTCCTCGCACAGACAGCCACGAACCATCTGGGGCAAAAGAAGCCGGCAGCGGCGGCAAGCAATCCCATCAGGCCGCG ATTTGTTAATGTTTGCTCTGGGAAGTCAAACCGAGTTGAAGCCTCCTTCGTCGATGCTCATCTCCGTCCAGTGTCTAGATGGGAAAAATTGGAGACCTGGCTGCCACCACCGCACCTACAGGACGCCTGCTTGGGAATCTGAAAAACTCTATG GCACCAAGTGTGTTGGGCGGACAAAACTGGAGCCCTCGCTGCCGCCACGCGGCCACCTGATCGGCAAATCCGAATCACTCTACAT ATTCATGGTGTTTGGATTTAATTGGAAGAAGTG GAAGGCCATTGCTGCAGATGGATCCAAATAA